aatatataattttcagcttatttctaataaattctagttataattgtaaataaattattaacatttaaaaaaattatttttttatacacaacaTCGATTCAGCtaggacgatgaacatgacaccgttgtgaggagggtgtgggaaaatcacgtggcaattaggtaacatcgaaaacaatacgactttttttttacataattatttatgtttcgaaatgtaattttttcgtgcgtgaattatgttgcgtgatttttggtatgaaacagcgagggataaggggttcgaaggctggaacgatgttgcgctttggagggatttcaaaccgatatacatcccggaagataaatggccgcactatcttcagcatgtgacgtctgagcggttcacacgacgctcacagtccggtgctggcaaccgaaatcagccaattcatggctcggtgacaacgcacaccggcggctccattccgtttgctgcacatgcgaaacggatggtaagattaatttaaatgaaatatattgttcaattaatttgttgttaataaatttttttcattataggctacgtctcttggacgtgagccgagccctatggagctgtttgtggagacgcacatgcggagtcatgaccgccaaaaggggacgcaacaattcgttgacaaccgtgctcaacagtttgtggtatgtttgttcaaccattttattttgtaagttattattatgtttattgaattgaatatgatgatttttttttcaggagacctataataatcggttaagggagagatacggggacgatccttcgacccatccggaaataatcaccgacggaaaccatcccatcaccgacggaaataatccgtcggtataaacttaccgatgaatttacagacggaaatattcggtcggtatgaaatatcaccgacacttttaccgacggatttagtccgtcggtattggACAATGCTGCCACCATCACCGATGAATATTCAGACGGATAGATTCAGTCggtattccatcccatcaccgacatattcaccgacgaatttacaaacggaaatattcggtcggtatgaaatatcaccgacacttttaccgacggatttagtctgtcggtatttacataacaccgacggaatattttccatcggtatattccaagcgggaaacttttttgtttttgcgcgcacggtccgtcggtaaaaccgtcggtaaatgtttttttttgtatttccgaccgatataacgacggaatgtggaatcaccgacaaaaggtatacCGACGggcgtattccgtcggtaatatagtcggtaaataatttaccgacgaactttctatcacacaccgacggaatattttcgtcggtaaaactatgaaatcttgtagtgagaggttgttttgtgtttaaaaaatgttattggattttttaattttaaattaattttttatggttttatatttttttaatatgttgatattaaacataaatttttaaaaatataaataaataaattattttaatatatttttaaataaaaaatattttaaaaaacaataacttatTTTGAAATGTGGGATGCCAAGTTTCATTCTTCTTTGGTTCCTGTgtcagctagctagctagcttgctCGCTCCATAAAGTCAGACCTGACAAACCAGACTGCTCTTGAGATACAAAGATAAATTCCATCTCACAAAAGAGAGTGTGTGAAAGCGAAAAAGACAacaatttttactaaaaaaaatattttgaatgacATCTAATGGGGAAAACACATATCTGAGTCCCTTTATGATCCACCTATGCTGCATGATATGAGGCAGTCATTACCCCCACCACTTCAAGAATTTGTTAATAGAATTTTGATAAGTGAAATGGATAGCATATTCAGActttaaatttgtgattttattcTCCGGAAAATAAGTATATATTAAGTATCTTTATTAAAATGTTTAcaagatatttaaataaattagaaaactcTATCTCTATAAGGAAACAATTTAGAATTCAAAAgcataaagaaaattaatataaaatctgaaataaaataataaatccaaaaacaatctagaaaaaaataacaaattagcCTAAGTAGCAATTTTTGGGCTTAATTTTGGAAGATGTAGTTGTCTAATAAATAATGGAGTGGCTAACCACAAGAAAACAACTTGTATAAtctcttgtaaaaatttgatcTCGCCCAACCATTGAATCCCTTGTTATCTCTGTTTTAAGTCGTTGCTCTAGTATAGCATGACCATATATTCTAAACTGTTTGAAAAGcttaaagaaatttgaaaattaatatttaaaatacacataattttaaaataatattaaggaaataaaaaattgaaaattataggtcacaaaaattttagaatacttaggaaataataataaaaataaaacatagttgGGTATTAATTGGGCGAACCACACACTTATTtgtatgctaaaaaaataaaagcgaGTTAAGTTATATCCAAACTAGTTTGGATCCTAATCAAACTAGGTTAAAACCCATCTCAATTAGATGAGAGGATTCGTAGTATAATATATGTTGAGtggtgatatttttattaaacaatcatcttaattcaaaaacttaagctgttaggtgaagtctcaagatatgatttatattattctctaaaacaCTCCCTTAACTGAAAGTcttttgggcttgaaatttaCGTAGACTCACACTagcttgtgcttaatttttattaaataaatggaaatggtgagatttgaattcCTGATTGATTAGCCATCAAGGCTTTGatactgttgtaacccatttttgggtccccctgaaaaataaaataaattggtcaaggaatttaaaaatacaaggattgaatttttgacagtatattcttgaaggatgaaagccctattgagaaggaaaatttgaattttgaggagaaaagcccaaattgggatgtttatggacttaattggatttttatggatttaattggatttttatggacttaattggatttttatttgaatttatagaagatttgattgcaagaaaaattgatttttaagtcaatttgggctttaatttggagaaatttaagttatggggccaaaatatattttttaggaatttattgggtcaaatcaggggtttaattgcataaatattgaagtttaatggccaattagggacttaattgtgaaaatccgaaaccagggaccaatttggagaaggtgtaaagatagagggggctgtttggaattgtttcaggggcttaattgaagaaattggaagtttattgatcaattaggggctcaattgcataaatcagaggccaaggaccaaagtgaaaaaggcggccaacaagaagggcggggaccgaatttggaggactgatttgaagtttggccatttaaatgaaacggcgcgttttatccaaaacgacgccgtttcatatataaaaaaaaaaaacgaaagcagaacggtgtcgttttgaaggacactgttcatcttcttcctccccCCGGTTTAGCAGCAACAGAGacgaaaaatttgaaaattttcccGACCAGCcatgcgtgattgaaggcgcactaaccatggtccCCCACCTGTTCTCcccctataaatatagaagaaaaccgaagaaaaaaagagaagaaaaaacccgAGAGACCAgaggagagaaggagagagagagcgacccgaagagagagagaagaacagaaacaaaccgagaagaaggaaaccgaaaccaaaaaaaccaaaaccaaaccgagaACAGACAGCCACTGAGAACGAAAAAAAACCGAAGGAGAAGGGAGGAAAAAGAATTTTTCGCCACTGTTGGAAACAACAGCAACGCCGCTCGGAGCCGCCATccacgagccacgccaccgTAGCCCCGTCAGCCAACCACCGTCTCCAGCCTCGCCAGGTACGCTCTCTCTCCcctgcattttgttttctttcttctgttaggtttcgtcccctgcatgcagaattgttctgcatgcaggggacggggggggggaattaattcCCCCCCGTTCTGTTTCCTCTTCTGGGCCAGACGGGTTCTGGCCCAGAAACATGTATAtgggccagaaggattctggcccaacccggtggtctgggccgggtccggcccagaccaagttatttttcttgggcCGAATCGGCCCAGTTACCTTTCTTGGGCCGATCCCGGCCCAATGACTTGTGGGGCTGAGCCCGCCCAGTTAGTTGGCCCGGCCCGGCccccttaataattaatatataattatatttatattattatattatatatatgtatgtatatgttatatatgtataaaatatttataaaaaaatagaaaaaaataaaaaaatgttgttattttcctttcatatatatatatatattttttttttttagggtgttttgtatttttttttactgtggaggtctaaattcagtatttaaaatatctgattttcgtcgagacacctgaaattttcaaagagattttgtttttttcgctttcaaaaatttctaaaattcctcaaaaatattgttgatttttttttcgtacatctttttaaaatgacttaatattagtttgtatttttattttgtggaaaTACAAATTCAGtgtttaaaatacccggttttcgtcaatacatccgaaattttcaaagataaattttttttttgctttcaaaaatttctaaaattccttaaaaaaatattgaggattTTTCCGCATATTGtttatgacttaatattagtttgtatttttatgttgtcgagatacaaattcagtattaaaaaatacccgatttcgtcgaaaaaaattatatttgttttttttaaaaaaaatattttcttgcgtgttgcatacggccaatactctaacatgttttgaatattctattttataaaaaaaatatattggaagcttcgaaagtgtgttttcgcatagatttcttaaacacaaattattttcttgcatttctggattttacaacgtgtttgtaaaattccaaagggtattggccaatattcaaaaaactataaaaatcttatttttggaaaatgaatttatttattatttaccgctaatgtttggataaaaaaatccttaaaaggataaatatccaaaatattattgggagtaatagatccgcacacattcttgaaagaagcctcgattataatcgaggacatttcaaaatttaattttttttattattattattccacgatttatgagtcgcaaacttttgaaatactaagagaaaaatgagttttcaaagcacatggaatctccttagatttctatcaattgacgagcctagaaaataccaacaccatagtaattataaagcaaaccaaacaccaagcagcttaccttaggtagggcgtactaggggtgctaataccttccctttacgcaaccagtctcttgccttagaatctctgaaagaccagttaaggtttctagtgaccaaaatactaggtggcgactccaaagaaccaaataagcaaaataaaacaaaacgaaagtcgccagtcgaatgtcgcaaaacaaattttaaaataaaaatttgtatgttttttttggggtgcgacagataccatgttaaaaaataatctcaacccaataacttaaattgttacATGAGTTtctaagatattatttatattattctctaacacctcCTTAAGttaaagccctttgggcttaaAACTTGCATAGGTCCACATtacattgtatttaattttgatcaaataaataaagatggtgagattcgaacttgtgactgcttggtcatcaaggctttgatactatataaaaaactatcttaatttaaaaagcttaaactGTTAAGTGAGAtcataagatataatttatattctctAACAATTTTCATCCCTAATTTTTATGGGGTTCCTTGGTAACATAATTTTAGTCCCCTATCTCTAattcttttctaaatttgatcctcaaccCAACAACAACTTTCAACCAACTAGTCCAAGAATTCTCAACTGGATTTGTCCATAAAAAATTTGCTTAAAAGTTTTCTCAACCGAGTCCACACCTAAAGATGACTACAAAGTATATTTGAGGATGAAAGGATCAGATTGATAATTCCTAGATACTTTCTGGACCTAATTGCTTCAATATATAGTTTAGGGACACAATTGAAAAGGGTAATAGTGAATAAGTTAGGTGCGCATATGAGAATATTATCCCTTTTCTAAAACATTCCAAGGCATATCTTTTTTGGAAAAGATTTATTAGAGATTGTGGAGGAGTCCATCCTAATCATTTCTGAATGATATTAATGTACGTAGAACAAAATTTTCATTGCAATCGATGGCGATTTTAGGTTTTCTCAACAGACAATACCATGCCTAGGGCAcaagtcaaaataaaacaacttaTAAGTTgcaaaatgataaggaaaaaaaggcATTTCTTATGTATATTTTATAGCTTCAAGTTAACAAGGTTTAACAAAACATAAAGTGAAAAGGAAATCAGCACATGTAAAACAATGTAGCATAAGTACATATATAGTAAGAATATTAATATATACTACGTTGTTCACATTATAGAACAACCATGAGGGTTTTCATCGCTGAAAATTGCTCCTGTTTGGTGGTTAAAGATGGAGGAATGCACCAGATGATGATAATAACCATGATCGTTGCTATCATATCCATGCTTGTAGTAATTGTAAGAAGAGGAAGGCTGAGGAGCATGGTAAGTAAGTGGACCGTTAACTTGGTTTTGGTTGTAGTAATGGTCAGAATAGCTATGATGCTGTGGATTGTAAGGTAATTGCCAGAGCTCAGCCCTTCTTCTTGTCTTACAAACTGTCTTTAGAACCTTCTTTTGGTCAGCCCATCCTGTGACCGTCACCTTTTGCAACCCCATATCTATATCTATGTCACCTACGCTTGTGCGTGcatacatataataaatacaaaagtaTAGTCCAAGAAAATATGTCCAAAGAAAACCTTAAAAAGAGAGGAACAGataaaataattcatgaaaaaaaaagggatgctTAAGATGAAAATCGTCGCTTGCATAAAGTTTTTAGTGGAGGTGATTTCTTACCTTTGACTTTTTCCAGAGCATTTTTCACCAATCTCTCGCATCCAGCACAATTCATATGCACTCTtcttataacccaattttgaccttttttatttattattatttttattattttattttttaaaaaatgatgaaaaacaagtaaaaataaaataaataaagagtgaattaaaatttggattaaggGCAACacgattggaagtttaaagatttaattaaactcttgac
This genomic stretch from Populus alba chromosome 19, ASM523922v2, whole genome shotgun sequence harbors:
- the LOC118036729 gene encoding heavy metal-associated isoprenylated plant protein 28 — protein: MQEQGAKLVKAPPPRVHMNCAGCERLVKNALEKVKGDIDIDMGLQKVTVTGWADQKKVLKTVCKTRRRAELWQLPYNPQHHSYSDHYYNQNQVNGPLTYHAPQPSSSYNYYKHGYDSNDHGYYHHLVHSSIFNHQTGAIFSDENPHGCSIM